TGCTGCCGAATTGTATCCTGAACCGGCTAAAATGAAAAAACAGATGAAATATGCCGATCAGAAACAGATTCCTTATGTTTTATTGATTGGCGAAGAAGAGATGAACAGCGGAAAACTGACATTGAAAAATATGCAAACCGGTGAGCAGCAAAAAGTGGATGCCGATGCATTATCCGAAATTTTGAAAGAATGATCTTTGGTGTCACGGGTTATTTTTTGTGACCTGTGAGATACGAATTATAAACCTGTGAAAATATGGACAATTTTCATCTTATCAGTAATCAAAAACTCACTTTTAAAACCGTTTTTACGATTCTGAAAAACGGATATAAATTAAAGCTTTCTGAGGAGTCGAAAGCGCAAATTATTGCCTGCCGGAATTATCTCGACAAACGTATTGCGGAAAATGACGAGCCCATTTACGGTATTAATACCGGATTTGGTGCGTTATACAACAAAAGTATTTCGTTTGAAGACCTAGGGCAGTTGCAAGAAAATTTGGTAATGTCGCATGCCAGTGGAACCGGCGAAGAAGTGCCTTCCGAAGTGGTGAAGCTGATGTTGTTGCTGAAAATCAACTCGCTGGCTTACGGTCGTTCGGGCGTGCAGCTGATGACGGTTCAGCGGCTGATCGATTTTTTTAACGAAGGAATTTTTCCTGTCGTTTACCAGTTGGGATCGCTGGGTGCTTCCGGTGATCTGGCTCCGTTGGCGCATATGTCTTTGCCCTTGCTGGGAAAAGGAGAAGTAATTTATAAGGGCGAGAAACGTCCGGCCATGGAAGTGCTACAAGAAAAGGGAATGGAACCCATCCGTTTGCAATCGAAAGAAGGGCTCGCATTACTTAACGGTACCCAGTTTATGAGTGCTTACGGGATTTATTCCGTGCTTAAACTGTTCCGGCTTTCCGATATGGCCGATATTATCGGGGCTTTGTCGCTGGATGCTTATGACGGTAGGATAGAGCCTTTTTACGAAGGATTACATACCATCCGGCATCATTTGGGGCAAGTGCAAACGGCCCAGCGTTTTCGCGAACTGCTTGATGATAGTGAGATCATTAAACAACCGAAAAAACATGTTCAGGACCCTTATTCGTTTCGTTGTATTCCCCAGGTTCATGGCGCTTCAAAAGATGCCATTAATCATGTCGCTTCGGTGTTGTCAGAAGAGATGAATGCGGTAACGGATAACCCGACGGTTTTTCCTGAAGAAGATTTGGTGATTTCCGGCGGGAATTTTCATGGTCAGCCACTGGCTTTGGCATTGGATTATTTGGCTATTGCTGCTGCTGAGTTGGGAAATATTTCGGAACGCCGTACGTATCAGTTGATTGCCGGAAAGCGCGGACTGCCTTCTTTCCTGGTGGCTAATCCCGGTTTGAATTCGGGTTTTATGATCCCCCAATATACGGCCGCTTCCATTGTGAGCCAAAATAAGCAACTTTGTAGCCCGGCTTCGGTGGATTCCATTGTTTCGTCACAAGGACAGGAAGATCATGTGAGTATGGGGGCTAATGCTGCTACCAAAGCTTACAAAGTGGTGATGAATGTAGGAAGAATTTTGGCCATCGAACTGTTTAATGCGGCTCAGGCATTGGAATTTCGCAGGCCATTAAAAACGTCGTCGTATCTTGAAGATTTCCTGCAAAAATACCGTCAGCGGGTTCCGTTTGTTCAGCAGGATAAAATCATGCATGATGAAATAGAAAAGTCCATTCAATTTCTTTATGAAGTGGAATATGAATTACCGGATGCTTTGATTCCGGGAATTTAATTCTCGAAGATCATGCGGTAAGGACGCTCTATTTCAGCAGCCAGCTGGGGAATAGAGATATATTTGCTTTCGCGACGATACTCACGGCCGTCAAAAAACAAAATGAGAGTGGGATTGGAAAAAACCTGATAGCGAGCCGGAAGTTCCGGGTATTTCTCCGAATTGACAAAAGCCAGTTTGATATTTGGAAATTCTTCTTCAACCAGTTTAATCACTTTTGGCCGTAAACTCAAACAAGGGGCACAATGGTCGTTGTAAAAATAAAGCATGGTTGCCACATTGTCTTTTACATGTGCTTCCAGTTGCTCCGGTGTCTGCAGTTCGTTTTTCATTTTAGATGCTGTTTTTGAAAAATGGCT
The sequence above is drawn from the Candidatus Sulfidibacterium hydrothermale genome and encodes:
- the hutH gene encoding histidine ammonia-lyase, translating into MDNFHLISNQKLTFKTVFTILKNGYKLKLSEESKAQIIACRNYLDKRIAENDEPIYGINTGFGALYNKSISFEDLGQLQENLVMSHASGTGEEVPSEVVKLMLLLKINSLAYGRSGVQLMTVQRLIDFFNEGIFPVVYQLGSLGASGDLAPLAHMSLPLLGKGEVIYKGEKRPAMEVLQEKGMEPIRLQSKEGLALLNGTQFMSAYGIYSVLKLFRLSDMADIIGALSLDAYDGRIEPFYEGLHTIRHHLGQVQTAQRFRELLDDSEIIKQPKKHVQDPYSFRCIPQVHGASKDAINHVASVLSEEMNAVTDNPTVFPEEDLVISGGNFHGQPLALALDYLAIAAAELGNISERRTYQLIAGKRGLPSFLVANPGLNSGFMIPQYTAASIVSQNKQLCSPASVDSIVSSQGQEDHVSMGANAATKAYKVVMNVGRILAIELFNAAQALEFRRPLKTSSYLEDFLQKYRQRVPFVQQDKIMHDEIEKSIQFLYEVEYELPDALIPGI
- a CDS encoding thioredoxin family protein, which encodes MKNELQTPEQLEAHVKDNVATMLYFYNDHCAPCLSLRPKVIKLVEEEFPNIKLAFVNSEKYPELPARYQVFSNPTLILFFDGREYRRESKYISIPQLAAEIERPYRMIFEN